The following proteins are co-located in the Chlorogloeopsis sp. ULAP01 genome:
- a CDS encoding hybrid sensor histidine kinase/response regulator, protein MKFWNQYFTNNVTRSFLLLSLVSVAVVGGVAFFKAREALKQAAFNRLSVTATLKEEEITRWFEDQQRDFLLVTQLPDVQSNVSKLLSQTKSDTDYQVAYRVLSQYLVRVNRLKPNLREIFVLNRSNRVILSINKIHEGQYEPLGNVTYVEKIELGDAFAPIFYVSPITGKPSVTLATPLRDVTGEHKGIILAHLNLDRIDRIVRERTGLGKSGETYLVGSMVTRNTFISKENDNRREFAEGVSSQGINAAMSGVSGYGLYFNYAKVPVIGVYRWLNDQDLALLVEMHQEEAFSPARQLAGTIVAVGLISVVFLFIGVNWLTQQLKISREQLENYSHKLEMKAQEAEAANRSKSEFLANMSHELRTPLNAILGFAQLMERDPVLTPKQSEFLATINRSGKHLLGLINDVLEMSKIEAGRVALKPVPFNLRTFLQTLQEMFLVRTEAKQLSLQFELAPDLPEFIVTDEGKLRQIIINLLSNAVKFTSAGGVTLRAKLGTGYWGLGTLEEDTGNNSPPLPPSPPFPFLFFEVEDTGCGIAPEEMKDLFKPFVQTSSGVQIKEGTGLGLAISRQFVQLMGGELRCSSTFGQGTIFSFDVQVQIAKLPEQVPQTTPRRVLQLAFNQPAYRILVVDDHQENRELLVQLLQSVGFDTCSAIDGQEAVTIWQQWHPHLIWMDMRMPLMDGYQSTKQIKAMERNQQDGDNLPAVSSSRTIIIALTASAFEEQRANILAVGCDDFVRKPFQEQIIFEKIAKHLGVKYIYTQQQESKKTQEYNSNLTLENKLKSEDLIVMPSSWREQMCQAALEVDADKIVQLIELIPKTHSALADKLTKLVRNFCFDEILELTQGECE, encoded by the coding sequence ATGAAGTTTTGGAACCAATACTTTACCAATAATGTTACTCGTTCCTTCTTACTCCTATCCCTAGTGAGTGTTGCTGTAGTGGGAGGAGTTGCCTTCTTTAAAGCAAGAGAGGCTTTAAAACAAGCTGCTTTCAATCGACTGAGTGTGACTGCAACGCTCAAAGAGGAAGAAATCACCCGTTGGTTTGAAGATCAACAGCGAGATTTTTTACTTGTGACTCAGTTACCAGACGTACAATCGAATGTGAGCAAACTCCTGAGTCAAACAAAATCTGATACAGATTATCAAGTTGCTTACAGGGTTCTCTCTCAGTACTTAGTTAGGGTAAATCGCCTCAAACCCAACCTGAGGGAGATTTTTGTTCTTAATCGTAGTAATCGAGTAATTTTATCTATTAACAAAATACACGAAGGTCAGTATGAACCTTTAGGTAACGTTACTTACGTTGAAAAGATTGAGCTGGGAGATGCCTTTGCTCCCATTTTTTATGTTTCGCCTATCACTGGCAAGCCATCAGTCACCTTGGCAACGCCTTTGCGCGATGTAACAGGAGAACACAAGGGTATAATTCTAGCTCACCTAAATTTAGACCGAATCGATCGCATTGTCCGAGAACGTACAGGCTTAGGTAAAAGTGGCGAAACTTACTTAGTTGGCTCGATGGTGACGAGAAATACTTTTATTTCCAAAGAGAATGACAACAGGCGAGAATTTGCCGAAGGAGTTAGCAGCCAAGGCATTAATGCAGCAATGAGTGGAGTAAGTGGTTACGGTCTTTATTTTAACTATGCGAAAGTGCCAGTGATTGGAGTATATCGCTGGCTTAATGACCAAGACCTTGCCTTATTAGTGGAAATGCATCAAGAAGAAGCTTTTTCTCCGGCTCGCCAACTAGCAGGGACAATTGTGGCAGTAGGATTGATATCAGTAGTATTTCTATTTATTGGTGTAAATTGGCTGACACAGCAGTTGAAAATCTCGCGCGAGCAGTTAGAGAATTACAGCCACAAACTAGAAATGAAAGCTCAGGAAGCCGAAGCTGCTAATCGTTCTAAAAGCGAATTTTTAGCAAATATGAGCCACGAATTACGCACACCATTGAATGCCATTCTTGGCTTTGCTCAACTTATGGAGCGAGATCCTGTTCTCACTCCAAAGCAATCTGAATTTTTAGCTACCATTAACCGTAGTGGCAAACACCTGCTGGGTTTAATTAACGACGTTTTGGAGATGTCTAAAATTGAGGCAGGACGTGTTGCTCTTAAGCCCGTACCTTTCAATTTAAGAACTTTTTTACAAACTTTGCAGGAAATGTTTTTGGTGCGAACTGAAGCAAAACAGTTATCGCTGCAGTTTGAGCTTGCACCTGACTTACCTGAGTTTATCGTTACTGATGAAGGTAAATTACGGCAAATTATAATCAACCTCTTGAGTAATGCTGTTAAATTCACTTCTGCTGGGGGAGTGACGCTGCGAGCAAAGTTAGGTACTGGGTACTGGGGACTAGGGACACTTGAAGAGGACACGGGGAATAATTCTCCCCCACTCCCCCCCTCTCCCCCTTTCCCTTTCCTCTTTTTCGAGGTTGAAGACACTGGATGTGGGATTGCACCAGAAGAAATGAAAGATTTATTTAAACCGTTTGTGCAAACCAGCAGTGGTGTCCAAATCAAGGAAGGTACTGGGCTGGGGCTGGCTATTAGCCGCCAGTTTGTACAGTTGATGGGAGGCGAACTCCGTTGCAGCAGTACTTTTGGGCAGGGAACGATTTTTAGTTTTGATGTACAAGTCCAAATAGCTAAATTACCAGAACAAGTCCCTCAAACAACTCCAAGACGAGTTCTCCAGCTTGCTTTTAATCAACCAGCATACCGAATTCTTGTAGTTGATGACCATCAAGAAAATCGGGAACTGCTAGTGCAACTGTTGCAAAGCGTTGGTTTTGATACTTGCAGTGCAATTGATGGACAAGAAGCTGTCACCATTTGGCAGCAGTGGCATCCCCATCTGATTTGGATGGATATGCGAATGCCCTTGATGGATGGCTATCAATCTACCAAGCAGATTAAGGCAATGGAGAGGAATCAACAAGATGGGGATAACTTACCCGCCGTGTCTTCTTCCCGCACGATCATCATCGCTCTGACTGCCAGTGCCTTTGAAGAACAGCGAGCCAACATCCTAGCTGTAGGTTGTGATGATTTTGTTCGCAAACCTTTCCAAGAGCAGATTATCTTTGAGAAAATAGCTAAACATTTAGGGGTTAAGTATATTTATACCCAACAGCAGGAGAGCAAAAAAACACAGGAATATAACAGTAACTTAACATTAGAAAACAAGCTCAAGTCAGAAGATTTGATAGTGATGCCCTCCTCTTGGAGAGAACAAATGTGCCAAGCAGCCTTAGAAGTTGACGCTGATAAGATTGTTCAACTGATTGAGTTAATTCCCAAAACTCATTCTGCCCTGGCAGACAAACTCACAAAGCTTGTACGTAATTTTTGCTTTGATGAAATTCTTGAACTAACCCAGGGAGAATGTGAATAA
- a CDS encoding ABC transporter substrate-binding protein, protein MLFKIRIGQIAQNLRSLRRIKQTYKDVLIALILCFIIIACTSTSKLEPSSLTQLSNDNIVLKIWWDKGFTLEEDEALQQLVKHWEQKTGNKIKLSFYNDDELAQKAQRALRAGVPPDLMISLIAERQLNPRLAWAGKLADLSDVIEPVKSFYSKAVLEAVHLYNNVDKKRSYYAIPIHQATIQIFYWRDLIKQVGRQESDIPKDWVGFWEFWKQVQVDLRKQQKKEIYGLGFPFSIGASDTYYLFEQILEAYDVQILDTKGQLRIDDPKVRQGIIDSLDWYAKFYQEDYVPPEAVKWLNPDNNRNLLNRVVVMTPNPTLSIPSAVREDADTYRNKLGTIVFPHKPNASSMRHLVTLKEVVLFAQSQNQKIAKDFLTYLIQPEIMGDYLKAAGGRNFPVLKPIWKDPFWTNPADPHISTVAKTLTHGQTRLFYSTQSPAYSLVLEENVWGKALNRIIADGLSPEQAANEVIVQIKQIFDKWQQAI, encoded by the coding sequence ATGTTATTCAAAATAAGAATCGGTCAAATTGCTCAAAACCTTAGGAGTTTGCGAAGAATTAAGCAAACTTATAAGGATGTGCTAATAGCATTAATACTCTGCTTCATAATTATTGCCTGTACTAGCACCTCTAAATTAGAACCGTCCTCACTCACCCAATTGTCTAATGACAATATAGTGTTGAAGATTTGGTGGGATAAAGGCTTTACTTTAGAAGAGGATGAAGCACTCCAACAACTTGTGAAGCACTGGGAGCAAAAAACTGGTAACAAAATCAAGCTTTCTTTCTATAATGATGACGAGCTGGCACAGAAAGCACAAAGGGCGCTTCGAGCGGGTGTTCCGCCCGATTTGATGATAAGTTTAATAGCTGAAAGGCAGTTGAATCCGCGTCTTGCTTGGGCTGGCAAACTAGCAGATCTCTCGGATGTAATTGAACCAGTCAAAAGTTTTTATTCTAAGGCTGTACTGGAAGCCGTTCATTTGTATAACAATGTAGATAAAAAGCGGAGCTACTATGCTATTCCGATTCACCAAGCAACTATTCAAATATTTTACTGGCGGGATTTAATCAAACAAGTTGGTCGTCAAGAAAGCGACATTCCTAAAGATTGGGTTGGCTTTTGGGAATTCTGGAAACAAGTACAGGTTGATCTGCGAAAACAGCAAAAAAAGGAGATTTACGGGCTAGGCTTTCCTTTTTCCATCGGAGCTTCAGATACTTACTACTTGTTTGAGCAGATTTTAGAGGCATACGATGTTCAGATTCTAGACACTAAAGGTCAATTGCGCATTGACGATCCTAAAGTCCGTCAAGGTATTATCGATAGCCTAGACTGGTATGCCAAATTTTATCAAGAGGATTATGTACCACCAGAAGCAGTGAAATGGTTAAATCCAGACAATAATCGCAACTTGCTTAACCGTGTTGTGGTTATGACACCCAATCCTACACTCTCAATTCCTAGCGCTGTACGCGAAGATGCTGATACTTATCGCAACAAGCTAGGCACTATAGTTTTTCCTCACAAACCTAATGCCAGTTCAATGCGTCATTTAGTCACTCTTAAAGAAGTAGTTTTGTTTGCTCAGTCTCAGAACCAGAAGATAGCCAAAGACTTTCTTACCTATTTAATACAACCAGAGATAATGGGAGATTATCTGAAAGCTGCTGGAGGTAGGAATTTTCCAGTACTCAAACCAATTTGGAAAGATCCTTTTTGGACTAATCCTGCCGATCCGCATATTTCGACTGTTGCTAAAACATTAACTCATGGTCAAACACGCCTATTTTATAGTACTCAGAGCCCAGCTTATAGCCTAGTTTTGGAGGAGAACGTTTGGGGCAAAGCTCTCAATCGGATAATTGCAGATGGTTTATCTCCAGAACAAGCAGCTAATGAGGTAATTGTGCAGATCAAACAAATTTTTGACAAGTGGCAGCAAGCTATATAA
- a CDS encoding MarR family winged helix-turn-helix transcriptional regulator, producing the protein MQDQNTQLALCKKVAATCTCFNLRKASRVVTQIFDEVLQPSGLLVNQFTLLAAISIVGSAPITRLAQELVMDRTTLTRNLKPLERQGLIQIEPGKDQRMRVVSLTAEGNAALENALPLWEEAQTLVVEKLGQQRWSILLKSLSDTVSTLQKS; encoded by the coding sequence ATGCAAGACCAAAATACTCAGTTAGCTTTATGTAAAAAAGTCGCCGCTACTTGTACCTGCTTTAATCTGCGCAAAGCATCGCGCGTTGTGACGCAAATTTTTGATGAAGTACTACAACCAAGTGGATTGTTAGTGAATCAGTTTACACTTCTCGCTGCTATCAGCATAGTTGGCTCGGCACCAATCACACGCCTTGCACAAGAATTAGTCATGGATCGAACTACACTGACACGCAACCTCAAGCCATTAGAAAGACAGGGATTGATCCAGATAGAGCCTGGTAAAGATCAACGAATGCGGGTTGTAAGTTTAACAGCCGAAGGTAATGCCGCTTTAGAAAACGCACTGCCCTTGTGGGAGGAGGCGCAAACTCTTGTGGTAGAGAAATTAGGACAACAAAGATGGAGCATATTGTTAAAAAGTTTGTCTGATACCGTTTCCACCCTCCAAAAAAGCTAA
- a CDS encoding SCP2 sterol-binding domain-containing protein: MPKFDHHPTVRRFREQAQSNDSKSTSVIDAEWLRNLCLGAGADDVGFVEIERSQIANQRQDILTAFPPTKTLISFVCRMNRENVRSPARSVANVEFHSTGDEVNHVAREIVAALEQRGVRALNPAMGFPMEMDRFPGKVWVISHKPVAVAAGLGHMGIHRNVIHPKFGNFILLGTILIDKEVTAYNQPIDYNPCLECKLCVTACPVGAIGTDGHFNFSACYTHNYREFMGGFTDWVENIAESNSARNYRQKASSAESASMWQSLSFGANYKAAYCMAVCPAGEDVIGAFLANRKDFIQEVVKPLENKEETIYVVPGSDAEAHVKRRFPHKKVKRIRNGLQPSSIRGFLRGLPLTFQRNQSEGLDATYHFTFTGAEECRATVIIRDKKIQVHDGYIGNADIRITADSDNWLRFLAKEQNIIWALLRRKIRIKGSLRLLQAFGKCFPS, from the coding sequence ATGCCAAAATTCGATCACCATCCGACAGTGAGACGTTTTCGCGAACAAGCACAGAGCAATGATTCCAAGTCTACTTCTGTGATTGATGCTGAGTGGTTACGCAATCTTTGTTTAGGGGCTGGGGCAGATGATGTGGGTTTTGTCGAGATTGAGCGATCGCAGATTGCCAACCAACGCCAGGATATCCTAACTGCCTTTCCTCCGACAAAAACCCTGATTAGCTTCGTGTGTCGGATGAACAGAGAGAATGTTCGCAGCCCGGCGCGTTCTGTTGCCAACGTAGAATTTCACAGTACAGGTGATGAAGTTAATCATGTTGCCCGTGAGATTGTCGCTGCTCTTGAGCAACGGGGTGTACGAGCCTTAAATCCGGCAATGGGTTTCCCGATGGAGATGGATCGCTTCCCCGGTAAAGTCTGGGTAATTTCCCACAAACCTGTGGCGGTGGCAGCAGGCTTAGGACACATGGGAATTCACCGTAACGTCATTCATCCTAAGTTTGGCAACTTCATCTTGTTGGGGACAATTTTAATAGATAAGGAAGTAACCGCATATAACCAACCTATCGACTATAATCCTTGCTTGGAGTGTAAATTATGCGTCACAGCCTGTCCAGTGGGAGCAATTGGTACAGATGGACACTTTAACTTCTCAGCTTGCTACACCCATAATTATCGGGAATTCATGGGAGGATTCACAGATTGGGTAGAAAATATTGCTGAAAGCAATAGTGCTCGAAATTACCGTCAAAAAGCGAGTAGTGCTGAATCAGCATCAATGTGGCAAAGCCTTTCTTTTGGAGCAAACTATAAAGCTGCTTACTGCATGGCTGTTTGCCCGGCAGGAGAAGATGTGATTGGTGCGTTTTTGGCAAATCGTAAAGACTTTATTCAAGAAGTAGTTAAGCCTTTAGAGAATAAAGAGGAAACTATCTATGTTGTTCCTGGTTCTGATGCTGAAGCCCATGTAAAACGTCGGTTTCCTCATAAAAAAGTAAAAAGAATTAGAAATGGATTGCAGCCAAGTTCAATTCGCGGATTCCTGCGTGGTTTACCGCTAACCTTTCAAAGAAACCAATCAGAAGGTTTAGATGCAACTTACCACTTCACATTCACAGGTGCAGAGGAATGCAGGGCAACAGTGATTATCAGAGATAAGAAAATACAGGTTCATGATGGGTATATTGGCAATGCAGATATTCGTATCACTGCTGATAGTGATAATTGGCTTCGCTTTCTAGCCAAGGAGCAAAACATAATCTGGGCATTGCTGCGAAGGAAGATTCGCATTAAAGGTTCACTCCGATTACTTCAAGCTTTCGGCAAGTGCTTTCCATCCTGA
- a CDS encoding glycosyltransferase family 39 protein, whose product MINHSFYLHYLGLTGVIALGIILRFYNLDLKPLWMDEIITAIFSLGKNYHDLPLDVVLPIEKLQEIFIYQPGKSCAQIAQNLANQSTHPPLFFCWMYSWLGLFAPLGENWIFKLRSLPALFGVGAIAAIYCLNRLAFSKAAGLTAAMLMAVSPFTVYLSQEARHYTLPMLLITLSLLGLIQIQLDIFQRQQIRFWIWLSWTIINIIGLYVHYFFILALIAEFGILLVLLCLYRTNITNQLQVWLATILSISTVTLSFLPWLPVILRDYHRPETNWLYPPNHIAPFYQTLLNWILMVIALPVERQPLAIAILSGVSMLCFGIWLGWQVWQGLKQLWCKSTTHLATLTLLSFFVVILLEFFAIAYFLEKDITAIPRYSFVYYPSFCSLVAASLIIIKKVKLKFTVFFVSFISCIFVIYNLVFLKPFTPEQVAQTMNQNPSTPLMVVVGYGNYQDVALGLSFALALKTVRNGKEKVSKSHIPFSSTHFAFFQKSPDFQSIWAKLSQLSNLTTSNLNLWVVAPGIKRRDYPQQVLLSQSNICTIDAKQHYRVGVPYQLYRCGEKF is encoded by the coding sequence ATGATAAATCACAGTTTTTATCTACATTATTTAGGTTTAACCGGAGTCATCGCCCTCGGTATCATCCTGCGCTTTTACAATTTGGACTTAAAACCTCTGTGGATGGATGAAATTATTACTGCCATCTTCAGCTTGGGTAAAAATTACCATGACTTGCCTTTAGACGTAGTCTTGCCTATAGAAAAATTACAGGAGATTTTTATTTATCAACCAGGCAAAAGTTGTGCTCAAATAGCTCAAAATCTTGCTAATCAGTCTACTCATCCGCCGTTGTTTTTTTGCTGGATGTACAGTTGGCTAGGTTTGTTCGCTCCTCTAGGAGAGAATTGGATCTTTAAATTGCGATCGCTACCTGCTCTGTTTGGTGTGGGTGCGATCGCGGCTATTTATTGTCTCAATCGTCTTGCTTTTTCTAAAGCGGCTGGATTAACAGCAGCAATGTTAATGGCAGTCTCGCCTTTTACTGTTTACCTTTCCCAAGAAGCAAGGCACTACACTTTACCCATGCTATTAATCACTTTGTCATTACTGGGTTTAATACAAATTCAATTAGATATTTTTCAACGTCAACAAATTAGATTTTGGATTTGGTTAAGTTGGACAATTATTAATATTATTGGTCTTTATGTCCACTACTTTTTTATTCTTGCTTTAATTGCAGAATTTGGAATATTATTAGTTTTATTGTGCCTGTATAGGACAAATATTACAAATCAATTGCAAGTTTGGTTAGCAACAATTTTATCTATTAGTACAGTTACACTGAGCTTTTTGCCCTGGTTGCCAGTGATATTAAGAGATTATCATCGTCCTGAAACTAATTGGCTCTATCCTCCAAATCACATTGCCCCTTTCTATCAAACCTTGCTGAACTGGATACTAATGGTAATTGCTCTACCTGTTGAAAGACAACCTCTTGCGATCGCTATCCTATCAGGAGTATCCATGCTTTGTTTTGGAATTTGGCTGGGGTGGCAAGTTTGGCAAGGATTAAAGCAACTATGGTGTAAATCGACAACTCATTTAGCTACACTTACACTTTTAAGTTTTTTCGTTGTAATTTTATTAGAATTTTTTGCTATTGCCTATTTTTTAGAAAAAGATATTACAGCTATTCCTCGCTATAGTTTTGTTTACTATCCCAGCTTCTGCTCTCTTGTTGCTGCCAGCCTCATAATAATTAAAAAAGTAAAATTAAAATTTACTGTTTTTTTTGTAAGTTTTATCAGTTGCATTTTTGTGATTTATAACTTAGTTTTTCTCAAACCATTTACACCTGAACAAGTCGCTCAAACCATGAACCAAAACCCCTCTACACCACTGATGGTTGTGGTGGGATATGGAAATTATCAGGATGTAGCATTGGGATTGAGTTTTGCCTTAGCATTAAAAACAGTCAGGAATGGGAAAGAGAAAGTATCCAAATCTCATATCCCATTTTCGTCTACTCATTTTGCTTTTTTCCAAAAATCACCTGATTTTCAATCTATATGGGCAAAGCTTTCTCAATTGTCTAATCTAACCACTTCTAACCTCAATTTATGGGTTGTTGCTCCAGGAATTAAACGCCGTGATTATCCACAACAAGTGCTACTTTCACAATCTAATATTTGCACTATAGATGCCAAACAGCATTATCGTGTTGGCGTTCCCTATCAACTTTATCGGTGTGGTGAGAAATTTTAG
- a CDS encoding type I restriction endonuclease subunit R, which produces MIALGTRQLDKEVPLSALIDSLNERFGTNFTPADQLFFEQITKTAIANDSIKQAAQVNTKENFAPVLEKHIENLFIERMEGNEKIFMQVMNNEEFKAIVFEKLLSSIYESIKSENL; this is translated from the coding sequence GTGATCGCACTCGGAACTCGGCAGCTAGATAAAGAAGTCCCCTTATCCGCGCTGATTGACTCCCTGAACGAACGTTTTGGTACTAACTTCACTCCAGCCGATCAACTGTTTTTCGAGCAAATTACCAAAACAGCGATCGCTAATGACTCCATCAAACAAGCCGCTCAAGTCAATACAAAAGAAAACTTTGCCCCAGTTCTAGAAAAGCATATTGAAAATCTATTTATCGAACGCATGGAAGGTAATGAAAAAATCTTTATGCAAGTGATGAACAATGAAGAATTTAAAGCAATTGTGTTTGAAAAATTACTATCTAGTATTTATGAAAGTATCAAAAGTGAGAATTTATGA